The Pseudomonas graminis region CAGCCACGGCACCCATGAACACGAGCTGGTGCTGGATCAGCCGCGTCTGGAGCTGTCCGACCTGCCCGCCAATGAAATGGCCGGCGTGCTGGCTCCGCTGAAGAATCGCGACAAGGTGGTGGTGATTTCCGCCTGCTATTCGGGCGGTTTCATCCCGGCGATCAAGGACGAGCGGACCATGGTGATAACCGCCTCACGTGAAGATCGAGTGTCGTTCGGCTGCTCTGAGGAAGCTGATTTCACTTATTTCGGCGAGGCGCTGTTCGGCAAGGCACTGGTGGAAACCGACGATCTGGTGCAAGCGTTCAATGAGGCAAAAGACATCGTCGCCCAGCGTGAGACGGACGAAAGCTTCGAAGCCTCCGAGCCGCAGATGTGGGCGCCGAAAGGCGTGGTCACCCATTGGCGGCAGTTGCGTAAAAGTCAGGCGGAGCGCGCGCTGAATACCGTTCGACGCTGAGTGCTCAGGCGTAAACGCGGGGGCGCATGAACATTTCATGTGTTTTTGTGAAACCCTCCCGCTCCGCCCGCAGTCTGTTCCGGTACAGCGCCTATGCTTGTGGCGTATCAAGGGAGAAAGATCATGTACTTGACGCCTCAGCACATTTTGCTTGCCGGAGCTACCGGATTGACTGGCGAGCACTTGCTCGACCGCCTGCTCAACGAACCCACTGTCACCCGCGTTCTCGCCCCCAGCCGTCGTCCTCTGGCTGAACATCCACGCCTGGAAAACCCTGTCGGCGAGCTTCAAAGCTTGCTGCCCGCACTTGAAGGCCCCATCGACATCGCCTTCTGCTGCCTGGGCACCACCATTAAACAGGCTGGCTCGCAGGAGGCGTTCCGGGCGGTCGATCTGGACATGGTCGTGGCGTTCGGCAAACGTGCCCGCGAGTTGGGCGCGCGCCACCTGCTGGTGATCAGCGCCGTGAATGCCGACCCGGAGTCGAGCATCTTTTACAGCCGCGTCAAAGGCGAGATGGAAGAAGCGCTGAAGCTTCAGGGCTGGCCGCAACTGACCATCGCCCAGCCGTCATTGTTGATTGGCGAGCGGCAGGATCAACGGTTTGTGGAGCAACTGGCCGCGCCGATTGCCAAGCTGATTCCCGGCAAATACGGCGGTATCGAAGCCTGCAACCTTGCCCGCGCGCTATGGCGTCTGGCGCTGGAAGAACAGGACGGCGTGCGGGTTGTGGAATCGGATGATTTGCGGCGGTTGGGGAAATGACTGAGCACTGCTCAAGCTGACAGCAAAACTGTGTAGAAGTGAGCTTGCTCGCGAACGCGTTTTGACAGTCACCCTTTAAGGGCCGGTAACACCGCAATCGCGAGCAAGCTCACTCCTACAGAGATCGCCGATCGGAATTACATCCCGCCCGTAGCCTGAAACCCCACACCCAGCGCGGTCAGGATCGACAGCGGCAGCAGCAGCGTGTCGAGCAGCGCGCTGCCGGGCAGGTCGAGCATCGGGTATTTCGGCGCCTCGGTGCCGAAGCGATCCTTCTCGCAGCAGCCGCCTTCGATGGCGTACAGATCCAGTCGCGTCCCGGCGTAAACCACCGGCGCGCCGGGTTGATTGGCGTCGAGGGTGCGCACGGTCGAGCAGCCTGTGGTCAGCAACAGACCCAGCGCAATGACGACGAGCTTATTCATCAGCGCCAAAGTGATGCTCGCCCCAACGCGGCAGCATGTCCTGCGGGATGTTAAGCAGATTGAGAATCCGCGCGACGACGAAATCCACCAGATCGTCGATCGTCTGCGGCTGGTGATAGAAACCGGGCGATGCCGGCAGAATCACCGCGCCCATGTTCGACAGCTTGAGCATGTTCTCCAGATGAATGCTGGAAAACGGCGCCTCGCGGGGCACCAGAATCAACTGCCGACGCTCCTTCAACGTTACGTCTGCGGCGCGCTCGATCAGGTTGTTGCAGGCGCCCGTGGCGATTGCCGACAACGTCCCGGTCGAACACGGCACCACGACCATCGCACTCGGCGAACCGGAACCGGACGCCACCGGCGACATCCAGTCTTCCTTGCCGTAGACCCGAATCTGGCCCGCGGTCGCGCCGGTGTATTCGTTCAGGAACGCCTGCATCATCTGCGGCTTTGGCGGCAGGTTGACGTCGGTTTCCGTGGCCATGACCAGCTGCGCGGCCTTGGAGATGAGGAAATGCACTTCGCGGTCTTCGCGCACCAGGCAGTCCAGCAGGCGCAGGCCGTATTGCGCGCCGGACGCGCCGGTCATCGCCAGGGTGATGCGTTCCGGGCCGCTCATTGCAGGGCCTCCGCAAGTTTGCCGTGCAGGCCGCCGAAGCCGCCGTTGCTCATGATGACTACATGGGCGCCGGGCACAGCCTGGTTTTTCACCAGATCAATGATGCCGTCGAGGCTGTCGCAGACCAACGATGGAATGGTGCACTGGGCCGCTGTTCCCGCCAGATCCCAACCCAGATTGGCCGGCGCATACCAGACCACCTGGTCAGCTTGAACAACGCTTTCCGGCAGACCGTCGCGGTGGGCGCCGAGCTTCATGGAGTTGGAACGCGGCTCGACGATGGCGATGATCGGCGCATCGCCGACCTTCTTGCGCAGACCGTCCAGCGTGGTGGCGATGGCGGTCGGGTGGTGGGCGAAGTCGTCGTAGATGATGATGCCGCGCACCTCGGCGACCTTTTCCATGCGCCGCTTCACGCTCTTGAACGCACTCAACGCGTCGACGCCCTGCTGCGGCACCACGCCAACGTGGCGGGCGGCGGCGAGGGTCGCCAAGGCATTGGCAACGTTGTGCTGGCCGGTCATGGCCCAGTCAACGACGCCTTGGACCGCACCTTCAAACAGCACTTCGAACCTCGAGCCGTCTTCGCTGAGCAGGTTCGCCTGCCATTGACCGCCCTCGCCCGTGGTCTGCACCGGCGTCCAGCAGCCCATCTGAATTACGCGCTCAAGTGCGGGCTCGGTGGTCGGGTGAATGACCAGGCCTTCGCTCGGAATGGTGCGCACGAGGTGGTGGAACTGCCGCTCGATGGCCGGGAGATCAGGGAAGATGTCGGCGTGATCGAATTCCAGGTTGTTGAGGATGGCGGTGCGCGGGCCGTAATGGACGAACTTGGAGCGCTTGTCGAAGAAGGCGCTGTCGTATTCATCCGCCTCGACGACAAAGAACGGCGTATCGCCTAGCCGCGCCGAGACATCGAAGTTCTGCGGCACGCCGCCGATCAGGAAGCCCGGGGCCATGCCGGCGTGTTCCAACACCCAGGCGAGCATGCTGCTGGTGGTGGTTTTGCCGTGGGTGCCTGCAACGGCGAGCACCCAGCGACCGCGAAGGACGTGATCGGCCAGCCACTGCGGCCCGGAAACATAAGGCAGGCCCTTGTTCAGGACATATTCGACCGCGGGATTGCCGCGTGACATGGCGTTGCCGACCACCACCAGATCCGGTGCCGGTTCGAGGTGCGAAGGGTCGTAACCCTGCATCAACTGAATGCCCTGCGCTTCGAGCTGCGTGCTCATCGGCGGGTAGACGTTGGCATCGGAGCCCGTGACTTTATGGCCCAGATCCTTGGCGAGCACCGCCAGCGACCCCATGAACGTGCCGCAGATACCCAGAATATGAATGTGCATGACCGACCTCTTAGAACATGGGCCGCAGGTTAGCGTAGAAGGCAGTGGATGCGCACGGGGGAATTACCGAGAGCGAGTGAACGCCATGGTAGAACCGGCTTTAGCCGGGAAGACGTCGAGCGCTACGCAGCAGAACTGATGGCGATCACACCGGCCTCTTCCCGGCTGAAGCCGGTCCCACTAAAAGACCGCGTGCACATTGCAGAATTGATGGTGCCCACACTGGCCTCTTCCCGGCTGAAGCCGGTCCCACTATAAGACTGCGTGCACACTGCAGAATTGATGGTGTTCATGAAGGCCTCTTCCCGGCTAAAGCCGGTCCTACTGGCTGAACGCGACGCCCTAGTGGGACCGGCTTTAGCCGGGAAGGCGTCAGGTGCCACGCCGCAGTATCGAGAGAACTCACACCGGTCTCATCCACCCAGGATTTCAGCGATTAATCCCATGCTTGCGCAGCTTTCTGTACAGCGTATTCCGGCTCACCCCCAGCTCCCGGGCGGCGTGGGTCATGTGCCAGCGTTGGGTTTCCAGAGTAGCGATGAGCGCTGCACGTTCAGCGTCTTCCAACGGCGAATGGGCCTCATCGGGCTTGATCTGCGCGCTGCCCTGCCGAATCGCCACCGGCAGATCATCAAAACCAATCCGCCCCTCATCACACAGCGCCGCCAGGGTCCGCAGCACGTTGCGCATCTGCCGCACGTTGCCGGGCCAGTTAAAGTCCAGCAGCGCCTGCCTGGCCTTCGCCTCAATGACAATCGAAAGCCCATCCGCCTCCTGCTCCAGCAGAAACGCCAGCAACTGAGCCTTATCACTCCGGTCTCTCAACGGCGGCAAGGCGATTTCCAGGCCGTTGAGCCGGTAAAACAGATCCTCGCG contains the following coding sequences:
- a CDS encoding oxidoreductase; protein product: MYLTPQHILLAGATGLTGEHLLDRLLNEPTVTRVLAPSRRPLAEHPRLENPVGELQSLLPALEGPIDIAFCCLGTTIKQAGSQEAFRAVDLDMVVAFGKRARELGARHLLVISAVNADPESSIFYSRVKGEMEEALKLQGWPQLTIAQPSLLIGERQDQRFVEQLAAPIAKLIPGKYGGIEACNLARALWRLALEEQDGVRVVESDDLRRLGK
- the mpl gene encoding UDP-N-acetylmuramate:L-alanyl-gamma-D-glutamyl-meso-diaminopimelate ligase; translation: MHIHILGICGTFMGSLAVLAKDLGHKVTGSDANVYPPMSTQLEAQGIQLMQGYDPSHLEPAPDLVVVGNAMSRGNPAVEYVLNKGLPYVSGPQWLADHVLRGRWVLAVAGTHGKTTTSSMLAWVLEHAGMAPGFLIGGVPQNFDVSARLGDTPFFVVEADEYDSAFFDKRSKFVHYGPRTAILNNLEFDHADIFPDLPAIERQFHHLVRTIPSEGLVIHPTTEPALERVIQMGCWTPVQTTGEGGQWQANLLSEDGSRFEVLFEGAVQGVVDWAMTGQHNVANALATLAAARHVGVVPQQGVDALSAFKSVKRRMEKVAEVRGIIIYDDFAHHPTAIATTLDGLRKKVGDAPIIAIVEPRSNSMKLGAHRDGLPESVVQADQVVWYAPANLGWDLAGTAAQCTIPSLVCDSLDGIIDLVKNQAVPGAHVVIMSNGGFGGLHGKLAEALQ
- the ubiX gene encoding flavin prenyltransferase UbiX, which translates into the protein MSGPERITLAMTGASGAQYGLRLLDCLVREDREVHFLISKAAQLVMATETDVNLPPKPQMMQAFLNEYTGATAGQIRVYGKEDWMSPVASGSGSPSAMVVVPCSTGTLSAIATGACNNLIERAADVTLKERRQLILVPREAPFSSIHLENMLKLSNMGAVILPASPGFYHQPQTIDDLVDFVVARILNLLNIPQDMLPRWGEHHFGADE
- a CDS encoding YceK/YidQ family lipoprotein, with the protein product MNKLVVIALGLLLTTGCSTVRTLDANQPGAPVVYAGTRLDLYAIEGGCCEKDRFGTEAPKYPMLDLPGSALLDTLLLPLSILTALGVGFQATGGM